Proteins from one Mycobacterium adipatum genomic window:
- a CDS encoding cutinase family protein: MVTGMRRIGRLAAASVLAAAALPIMVPTAVSQPCPDIGVVFARGTSEPPGVGSVGQRFVEALRAQAFPRTVGVHGVNYPASNNFADGPAFQMNVVEGVRDESAHIQGVTSVCPNTRMVLGGYSQGAVVTALATSGVVPAALAPGAAPPPLPADVIDNVAAVVLFGTPAGWSAEKYGAAPIDVGTAYAAKALELCAPGDTVCSGAAPSGTSAPHQQYGVNGMADQAATFTVSRLAAPAPPPV, encoded by the coding sequence ATGGTCACTGGTATGCGTCGCATCGGGCGTTTGGCCGCGGCGAGCGTCCTGGCGGCGGCCGCGTTGCCGATCATGGTGCCGACGGCGGTGTCGCAACCGTGCCCGGACATCGGGGTGGTCTTCGCCAGGGGCACCTCCGAGCCACCAGGCGTCGGCAGTGTGGGGCAACGTTTCGTCGAAGCGCTACGCGCACAGGCATTTCCACGCACCGTAGGTGTACACGGCGTCAATTATCCGGCGAGCAACAACTTCGCCGACGGACCGGCATTCCAGATGAACGTCGTCGAAGGTGTGCGGGACGAATCCGCCCACATTCAGGGCGTGACCTCGGTCTGCCCGAACACGCGGATGGTGCTCGGCGGGTATTCCCAGGGCGCCGTGGTCACCGCGCTGGCCACCTCCGGGGTGGTGCCCGCGGCTCTGGCACCCGGGGCTGCTCCCCCGCCGCTACCCGCCGATGTCATCGACAATGTGGCCGCGGTGGTCCTCTTCGGGACACCGGCAGGGTGGTCAGCGGAGAAGTACGGCGCCGCGCCGATCGACGTCGGCACTGCGTATGCGGCCAAGGCGCTGGAGCTCTGCGCACCCGGTGACACGGTGTGCTCGGGTGCGGCACCGTCCGGGACGAGCGCGCCGCATCAGCAGTACGGCGTCAACGGGATGGCTGACCAGGCGGCAACGTTCACGGTCAGCCGGTTGGCCGCGCCGGCGCCGCCGCCGGTGTGA
- a CDS encoding universal stress protein, producing MTDTAQPIVVGVDGSASAVAAATWAGGLAARLGASLHIVYAVPYLGHNFTDAAAAVRAAAITGQHEAAADILSAAADAVGRAEPGVEITTSAPADTADDVLEALSAQARLIVLGSQDVSTTSALLIGSLTLTTITRSACPVIAWRGGKLSPTTQPIVVGVDGQNSDAALELAFELADALHAPLWAVRSSSSRRAPGDVTIPFLIDWEALEAMEWSSLTETVGPWAQRRPEVDVTFFVEPSKPSQALLAHLDGAQLVVVGSRGHGALASALIGSTSLNLLHHSPVPVAVCRPAAG from the coding sequence ATGACCGATACGGCACAGCCCATCGTGGTCGGAGTGGATGGCTCCGCGAGCGCGGTGGCCGCGGCGACCTGGGCCGGCGGATTGGCGGCTCGGCTGGGCGCGTCCCTGCACATCGTGTATGCCGTGCCCTACCTCGGGCACAATTTCACCGATGCCGCTGCGGCCGTCCGGGCGGCCGCCATCACCGGTCAGCATGAAGCCGCGGCAGATATTCTCAGCGCGGCGGCCGATGCTGTGGGGCGTGCCGAACCCGGTGTGGAGATCACCACCAGCGCACCGGCCGACACCGCCGACGACGTGCTGGAAGCCCTGAGCGCCCAGGCGCGGCTGATCGTCCTGGGATCCCAGGACGTGTCGACGACCTCCGCGCTGCTGATCGGGTCGCTCACCCTCACGACCATCACCCGGTCCGCCTGCCCGGTCATCGCCTGGCGCGGCGGAAAGCTGTCGCCGACCACGCAACCGATCGTCGTCGGGGTGGACGGCCAGAACAGCGATGCGGCGCTGGAGCTGGCGTTCGAGCTCGCCGACGCCCTGCACGCTCCGCTGTGGGCGGTACGGTCCTCGTCGTCGCGTCGTGCTCCCGGGGACGTGACGATTCCGTTCCTGATCGACTGGGAGGCACTGGAAGCCATGGAGTGGAGTTCACTCACCGAGACCGTCGGCCCGTGGGCGCAACGCCGCCCGGAGGTCGATGTCACCTTCTTCGTCGAGCCTTCCAAACCCAGCCAGGCGCTGCTGGCGCACCTCGACGGTGCTCAGCTGGTCGTCGTCGGCTCCCGTGGACACGGCGCACTGGCCAGTGCGTTGATCGGGTCGACCAGCCTGAACCTCTTGCACCATTCCCCGGTGCCGGTCGCCGTCTGCCGCCCTGCCGCCGGCTGA
- a CDS encoding nitronate monooxygenase, translated as MASTTASPLAGLGLTIPVIAAPMAGGATTTAMVIAAARAGGLGFLAAGYKSAHTLETEITAVRQASIPFGVNVFVPNPVPITDDVYRRYAGALQAEADRFGLTLPAHPVDDDDAFDAKIDVLLANPVPVVSFTFGMPGHGVIRALQKAGTVVVQTVTTLPEAELAAAAGVDMLAVQASVAGGHSGTFSPEKMPAPVPIGDLIGQINAGVALPLIAAGGLATPDAVTGVLTAGASAAAVGTVLLRADESGASATHKAALVDPARTETTLTRAFTGRPARGLHNGFIDRFEAIAPLGYPAIHHLTGPLRKAAAAAGEADLVHLWAGTGYRHVRDAPTEEILRSLAG; from the coding sequence ATGGCGAGCACGACGGCCTCCCCACTGGCCGGGCTCGGTCTGACCATCCCGGTCATCGCCGCCCCGATGGCCGGCGGTGCCACCACAACCGCCATGGTCATCGCCGCGGCCCGCGCCGGTGGTCTGGGCTTCCTCGCCGCCGGTTACAAGAGCGCGCACACCCTGGAAACAGAGATCACGGCGGTGCGGCAGGCCTCGATCCCGTTCGGCGTCAATGTCTTCGTTCCGAACCCCGTGCCCATCACCGATGACGTCTACCGCCGGTACGCGGGTGCACTGCAGGCGGAGGCCGACCGATTCGGGCTGACCCTGCCCGCACATCCGGTCGATGACGACGACGCGTTCGACGCCAAAATCGACGTACTCCTGGCGAACCCCGTCCCGGTGGTCAGCTTCACCTTCGGAATGCCGGGCCACGGTGTGATCAGGGCACTGCAGAAGGCGGGCACGGTCGTCGTCCAAACCGTGACCACTCTGCCCGAAGCCGAACTGGCGGCCGCAGCCGGTGTCGATATGCTCGCCGTCCAGGCGAGTGTCGCGGGCGGCCACTCCGGAACGTTCAGCCCGGAGAAAATGCCGGCACCGGTGCCGATCGGCGATCTCATCGGTCAGATCAACGCCGGCGTGGCACTGCCCCTGATTGCCGCGGGCGGTCTGGCCACGCCGGACGCGGTGACCGGTGTGCTGACTGCGGGCGCGAGCGCCGCCGCCGTCGGCACGGTGTTGCTGCGCGCCGACGAAAGCGGCGCCTCGGCCACCCACAAGGCGGCTCTGGTCGATCCCGCCCGCACCGAGACCACCCTCACCCGTGCGTTCACCGGGCGCCCGGCGCGCGGCCTGCACAACGGCTTCATCGACCGCTTCGAGGCGATCGCTCCCCTGGGCTATCCGGCCATCCACCACCTGACCGGCCCGCTACGCAAGGCCGCCGCGGCGGCCGGGGAAGCCGACCTGGTGCATCTGTGGGCGGGCACGGGGTACCGCCATGTCCGCGATGCGCCGACCGAGGAGATCCTGCGGTCCTTGGCCGGCTGA
- a CDS encoding SRPBCC family protein, which translates to MRDSATVVIDAPALDIWNVVADIRNTGKFSPETFEAEWLDGATGPALGAKFRGHVKRNEIGPIYWTTCRVTACTPGEEFGFEVLVGERAVNNWHYAFDPSGDSTKVTESFWLPFPALLRPLEPLYFLRRRRNVRDMTTTLHRIKDYVEKG; encoded by the coding sequence ATGCGTGATTCCGCCACGGTCGTCATTGATGCACCGGCACTGGACATCTGGAACGTGGTGGCCGATATCCGGAACACCGGCAAGTTCTCACCGGAGACCTTCGAAGCCGAATGGCTGGACGGCGCAACCGGCCCGGCGCTGGGCGCCAAGTTCCGGGGACACGTCAAACGCAACGAGATCGGACCCATCTACTGGACGACATGCCGGGTGACGGCCTGCACCCCGGGTGAAGAGTTCGGTTTCGAGGTCCTCGTCGGTGAGCGCGCCGTCAACAACTGGCATTACGCGTTCGATCCGAGCGGTGACTCGACGAAGGTGACGGAGTCCTTTTGGCTTCCGTTCCCGGCGCTGTTACGGCCGCTCGAGCCGCTCTATTTCCTGCGTCGGCGCCGCAACGTGCGGGATATGACCACCACGCTGCACCGGATCAAGGACTACGTCGAAAAGGGTTAG
- a CDS encoding winged helix-turn-helix transcriptional regulator has protein sequence MTLEPRLQDRASWTIGDRCSAAKVLNLLSTKTAFLTVRECFYGTTRFEDFVERIGTSAPAVSRALKQLESAGVVERVPYREPGRRVRDEYRLTQAGEDLLPVFLSLIQWGDMHLQDGRPPLSFLDSQGRRVQVRVTADAAVPAVQSSDLEIRYNR, from the coding sequence ATGACACTCGAGCCCCGGCTCCAAGATCGTGCGTCCTGGACGATCGGGGACCGCTGCTCGGCGGCCAAGGTCCTGAACCTGCTGAGCACCAAGACCGCATTCCTCACTGTTCGCGAGTGCTTCTACGGCACGACACGATTCGAGGACTTCGTGGAGCGCATCGGCACGTCCGCACCGGCGGTGTCGCGCGCACTCAAACAACTGGAGTCGGCGGGCGTGGTCGAGCGGGTGCCCTACCGCGAGCCCGGACGACGGGTGCGCGACGAGTACCGCCTGACCCAGGCCGGGGAGGATCTGCTTCCGGTGTTCCTGTCGCTGATCCAGTGGGGTGATATGCACCTGCAGGACGGGCGGCCGCCGCTGTCCTTCCTCGACTCGCAGGGCAGGCGGGTACAGGTGCGCGTCACCGCCGATGCCGCCGTTCCCGCCGTGCAGTCGAGCGACCTGGAGATCCGCTACAACAGGTGA
- a CDS encoding wax ester/triacylglycerol synthase family O-acyltransferase, which yields MDWLDPLDTAMMAAEVLSGPLNIGAMLVLTPPPDAGEDYVDDLHRDAVSGQTPVQPRLRRYPHRGVQTGGAWVWREAATIELARHCRRIRLSLGSSDGDLWRLIGRLHAEPIDRSRPMWMSYLIDGFGDGRFAFYVKAHHTIFDGVAGFQMIADALSSDPDRRSMPHFYAAQHADPSARTTRPTVRLPNPLAAVRSMAGAAASSLALAQRVAVGEISDLVAMTTGDTTVAPWAAPVTRFNGRLGPERSVAAGSWPKARIRAVQDKAGVTGNDVVTAVVAAVLRHWMRDHGELPDRSLVAICPITVRSRSHASTEQHNNMFGAWLCPLGTNLDDPVERLDLIHRSMSVGKARVAERGSAASLVLLAAAIGPTVLQPMLPFFPRIRTGYNLPISHVPGPSGQMYWNGAPVQEIYPVSAVYDGQALNVTTCSYADRIGFGYVAGSTVLPDIDTLVPLTEQALAELEAALGLLD from the coding sequence ATGGACTGGCTGGATCCTCTGGACACCGCGATGATGGCCGCGGAGGTGCTGTCGGGCCCGCTGAACATCGGGGCCATGCTGGTCCTCACACCACCGCCGGACGCCGGCGAAGACTATGTCGATGACCTTCATCGCGATGCCGTCTCCGGGCAGACCCCGGTGCAGCCCCGGCTACGTCGCTACCCGCACCGCGGTGTGCAAACCGGCGGCGCCTGGGTGTGGCGCGAGGCCGCCACGATCGAGCTGGCCCGGCACTGCCGGCGCATCCGCCTGTCCCTGGGAAGCAGCGACGGCGACCTATGGCGGCTGATCGGCCGGCTGCACGCCGAACCGATCGACAGGTCCCGTCCGATGTGGATGTCCTACCTGATCGACGGTTTCGGCGACGGCCGGTTCGCCTTTTACGTCAAGGCCCACCACACGATCTTCGATGGTGTGGCCGGCTTCCAGATGATCGCGGACGCGCTCAGCAGCGATCCGGATCGCCGTTCGATGCCCCATTTCTACGCCGCGCAGCACGCGGATCCGAGCGCCCGGACAACGCGCCCGACTGTTCGCCTGCCCAATCCCCTCGCCGCGGTCCGGTCGATGGCGGGCGCGGCCGCGTCGAGCCTTGCGCTTGCCCAACGGGTCGCCGTCGGCGAGATCTCCGACCTGGTGGCCATGACGACCGGCGACACCACCGTGGCGCCGTGGGCTGCTCCGGTGACCCGGTTCAACGGCAGGCTGGGACCCGAACGCAGCGTCGCCGCGGGCAGCTGGCCCAAGGCGCGCATCCGGGCGGTGCAGGACAAGGCCGGCGTCACCGGCAACGACGTCGTCACCGCGGTGGTGGCGGCGGTGCTGCGGCACTGGATGCGCGACCACGGCGAACTGCCCGACCGGTCGTTGGTCGCCATCTGCCCGATCACCGTGCGCAGCCGTAGCCACGCGTCCACGGAGCAGCACAACAACATGTTCGGCGCCTGGCTGTGCCCGCTGGGAACGAACCTGGACGACCCGGTCGAACGGCTCGACCTGATCCACCGGTCGATGTCGGTGGGCAAGGCCCGGGTGGCCGAACGCGGCTCGGCAGCATCGCTGGTGCTGCTCGCCGCAGCGATCGGACCGACGGTGCTGCAACCGATGCTGCCGTTCTTCCCGAGAATCCGCACCGGCTACAACCTGCCGATCTCCCATGTGCCGGGACCGTCGGGCCAGATGTACTGGAACGGCGCGCCGGTGCAGGAGATCTATCCGGTGTCAGCCGTCTATGACGGCCAGGCACTCAATGTCACGACGTGCTCATACGCCGACCGGATCGGCTTCGGGTATGTCGCGGGCAGCACTGTCCTGCCCGATATCGACACCCTCGTCCCGCTGACCGAGCAGGCGCTGGCCGAACTCGAAGCAGCGCTGGGGCTCCTCGATTGA
- a CDS encoding cryptochrome/photolyase family protein has product MPSVLWFRRDLRLTDLPSLLAAADGDGDVLACFVLDPRLEASSGPRRLQFLGDSLRHLQDELDGRLLVVRGAADKRIPLIAKDIGADAVHISGDYTPYGRRRDEQVRRALGDTPLVATGSPYLVSPGRIRKDDDTPYKVFTPYFRRWREHGWRDPAKSGAPSARWLAPSEVTHASLEPVPIPDPGVEMDVVAGEAAALAQWRAFIDDDLQGYDEDRDRPDLARTSRMSGPLKFGTIHPRTLAADLRTRRNGDAAYLRELAFRDFYADVLHHWPRSVWWNWNADFDAIETDSGVDAEQHFAAWKAGETGFPIVDAGMRQLRATGFMHNRVRMITASFLVKDLHLPWQWGARWFLEQLVDGDMASNQHGWQWCAGSGTDAAPYFRVFNPTTQGQKFDPTGDYIRRWVPELVDVDDPHLKKGQRPRGYPEPIVDHGQERTEALRRYQALTGK; this is encoded by the coding sequence ATGCCGTCCGTGCTGTGGTTCCGCCGCGACCTCCGGTTGACCGATCTCCCGTCGCTGTTGGCGGCCGCCGATGGCGACGGTGACGTGCTGGCGTGCTTCGTCCTGGACCCTCGACTGGAGGCCTCATCCGGTCCACGGCGCCTGCAGTTCCTGGGTGACAGCCTGCGCCATCTGCAGGACGAGCTGGACGGGCGGCTGCTGGTGGTCCGCGGCGCGGCGGACAAGCGCATTCCGCTGATCGCCAAGGACATCGGTGCGGACGCGGTGCACATCTCCGGGGACTACACACCGTATGGCCGGCGCCGCGACGAGCAGGTCCGCCGGGCGCTCGGTGACACGCCCCTGGTGGCGACCGGCTCCCCGTACCTGGTGTCACCCGGGCGTATCCGCAAAGACGATGACACCCCGTACAAGGTGTTCACGCCCTATTTCCGCCGGTGGCGCGAGCACGGCTGGCGCGACCCTGCCAAGTCCGGCGCGCCCTCGGCGCGCTGGCTGGCTCCCTCGGAGGTCACGCACGCATCGCTGGAGCCCGTGCCGATCCCGGATCCGGGAGTCGAGATGGATGTCGTTGCCGGTGAAGCGGCCGCACTGGCGCAGTGGCGTGCCTTCATCGACGACGATCTGCAGGGTTATGACGAGGATCGTGACCGCCCCGATCTGGCCCGGACCAGCCGCATGTCGGGTCCCCTGAAGTTCGGCACCATCCATCCGCGCACCCTGGCCGCCGATCTGCGCACCCGCCGCAACGGTGACGCCGCCTACCTGCGGGAGTTGGCGTTCCGCGACTTCTATGCCGATGTGCTCCATCATTGGCCGCGCAGCGTGTGGTGGAACTGGAACGCCGATTTCGACGCCATCGAGACCGACAGCGGCGTCGACGCCGAGCAGCATTTCGCGGCGTGGAAGGCCGGCGAGACCGGCTTCCCGATCGTCGATGCCGGTATGCGCCAGCTTCGTGCGACCGGGTTCATGCATAACCGGGTCCGGATGATCACCGCGTCGTTCCTGGTGAAGGATCTGCACCTGCCCTGGCAATGGGGTGCCCGATGGTTCCTGGAACAGTTGGTCGACGGCGACATGGCCAGCAACCAGCATGGGTGGCAATGGTGCGCCGGCAGCGGCACCGACGCCGCCCCCTATTTCCGGGTGTTCAACCCCACCACGCAGGGCCAGAAGTTCGACCCGACAGGTGATTACATCCGCCGGTGGGTGCCCGAGCTGGTCGACGTCGATGATCCGCACCTGAAGAAGGGGCAGCGACCACGGGGCTACCCGGAGCCGATCGTCGACCACGGCCAGGAACGCACCGAGGCCCTGCGCCGCTACCAGGCCCTCACCGGAAAGTAG
- a CDS encoding universal stress protein yields the protein MATSAENIGIIVAVDGSPGSDAAVTWAAAEGLRRKVPVTLLHVIAPLMVTWSSSAEDSNIADLQADSSASVLERAEVVFRSALDDPNAVVVRVESRPSPVVGTLAEASRAALMLVVGNRGTGGHKRLPLGSVAAGLLHHAHSPVVVIHQDDVAEPTAPVVLGVDGSPSSEAATRVAFEEAALRGVDLVALHAWSDIGAVPLFALDWRVYEEEAQETLAERLAGWQEQYPGVRVQRRLVRDRPAHWLIEASQNAQLVVVGSRGRGGFAGLLLGSVASTVAQLSHAPVVVVRNS from the coding sequence ATGGCAACGTCGGCTGAGAACATCGGCATCATCGTCGCGGTAGACGGCTCACCCGGTTCCGACGCGGCGGTGACGTGGGCGGCGGCCGAAGGCCTGCGCCGCAAGGTTCCCGTGACATTGCTCCATGTCATCGCACCGCTGATGGTGACGTGGTCTTCGTCGGCTGAAGATTCGAATATTGCTGATCTGCAGGCAGATTCGTCAGCCAGCGTGCTTGAGCGTGCAGAGGTGGTCTTCCGTTCGGCCCTCGACGATCCGAACGCCGTGGTGGTGCGCGTCGAGTCGCGACCCTCACCGGTGGTCGGAACGCTGGCCGAGGCGTCTCGCGCGGCGCTGATGCTGGTGGTCGGCAACCGCGGCACCGGCGGTCACAAGCGGCTTCCACTCGGCTCGGTGGCCGCAGGTCTGTTGCATCATGCGCACAGTCCGGTGGTGGTGATCCACCAGGACGATGTCGCGGAGCCCACGGCGCCGGTGGTGCTCGGTGTGGACGGTTCCCCCTCGTCGGAGGCTGCCACCCGGGTTGCCTTCGAGGAGGCGGCGCTGCGCGGGGTGGACCTGGTGGCGCTGCACGCCTGGAGTGATATCGGGGCGGTCCCGCTGTTCGCCCTGGACTGGCGGGTGTACGAGGAGGAGGCGCAGGAGACGCTCGCCGAACGACTCGCCGGATGGCAGGAGCAGTATCCCGGTGTGCGCGTGCAGCGCCGCCTGGTGCGCGACCGACCCGCGCACTGGTTGATCGAGGCGTCACAGAACGCCCAATTGGTCGTCGTGGGCAGCCGCGGTCGCGGCGGCTTCGCCGGTCTCTTGCTGGGTTCGGTGGCCTCGACCGTCGCACAGCTGTCGCATGCCCCGGTGGTCGTGGTGCGCAACAGCTGA
- a CDS encoding tautomerase family protein, whose translation MPLWTIHHTPGIFSDAEKRDLAARITDHYETIGLPRFYVVTIFTETTPTNLYVGGEPTPAGVRVVIEHIARSSVDTAGRQRTTRWIKSILEPHLARHDGLHWEFHVDETSEELWMINGLVPPPAGSEAEREWVRSNAASAY comes from the coding sequence ATGCCGCTCTGGACCATTCACCACACACCCGGGATTTTCTCCGATGCCGAGAAGCGCGACCTCGCCGCGCGGATCACCGATCACTACGAGACGATCGGGCTACCACGCTTCTACGTGGTCACCATCTTCACCGAGACGACGCCGACGAATCTGTATGTGGGCGGCGAACCCACCCCGGCCGGGGTGCGGGTCGTCATCGAACACATCGCCCGCAGCAGCGTGGACACCGCGGGCAGACAACGCACCACACGCTGGATCAAGTCGATCCTGGAGCCCCACCTCGCCCGCCACGATGGACTGCACTGGGAGTTCCACGTCGACGAGACGAGCGAGGAGCTGTGGATGATCAACGGTCTCGTCCCGCCCCCTGCCGGGTCGGAGGCCGAACGCGAATGGGTCCGGTCCAACGCGGCATCGGCATACTGA
- a CDS encoding alpha/beta hydrolase, producing the protein MAVSDRDDADHSPTSGARRGQAPGAQVLGALVGPVTKTGGYYARSWRDYLGKNERELPIARPTISLAAHAFRDEIVLLGLRMRRPVSDERAFARINDEVVAALDFYGQRGWLDKPEGFFTPPPPLTDVTIRRFTSAGRAHERIVFDSGYAPCAGEPGEHRWRSYQGNQREYALMLRHKEPRPWLVCIHGAEMGRARLDMTLFRAWHLHKDLGLNVVLPVLPMHGPRARGLPKGRVFPGEDVMDNVHAAAQAVWDIRRLLSWIRSQQPGAPIGLNSISLGGYVASLVASLEDGLTCAILGVPVADLIELLGRHAGLDPDDPRRHTVSLAELIGQMVSPLSLTPRVPLSGRFIYAGIADRLVHPREQVIRLWEHWGKPEIVWYRGGHTGFFQSRPVQHFIDDALTQSGLIGGSAIVLETDRPA; encoded by the coding sequence GCGGCTACTACGCGCGGTCGTGGCGAGACTACCTCGGCAAGAACGAACGCGAACTCCCGATTGCGCGACCCACGATTTCGCTTGCCGCGCATGCCTTTCGCGACGAGATCGTGCTTCTCGGGTTGCGAATGCGCCGACCCGTCAGCGATGAACGAGCCTTTGCGCGGATCAACGACGAGGTGGTCGCGGCGCTGGACTTCTACGGCCAACGCGGGTGGCTGGACAAGCCGGAGGGGTTCTTCACGCCTCCCCCGCCACTGACCGACGTCACGATCCGGCGTTTCACGAGCGCCGGCCGAGCCCACGAGCGCATCGTCTTCGACAGCGGGTACGCGCCGTGCGCGGGTGAACCCGGCGAGCACCGCTGGCGCAGCTACCAGGGCAACCAGCGCGAGTATGCACTGATGCTGCGGCACAAAGAACCTCGACCATGGCTGGTATGCATTCACGGTGCCGAGATGGGCCGGGCTCGGCTTGACATGACGCTGTTCCGTGCCTGGCATCTGCACAAGGACCTGGGCCTGAATGTGGTGTTGCCGGTCCTGCCGATGCACGGGCCGCGGGCACGCGGACTGCCCAAGGGGCGGGTCTTTCCGGGCGAGGACGTGATGGACAACGTGCACGCCGCCGCCCAGGCGGTGTGGGACATTCGGCGACTGCTGTCCTGGATACGGTCGCAGCAACCCGGGGCGCCGATCGGGCTGAACAGCATCTCGCTCGGTGGCTACGTGGCCTCGCTGGTCGCGAGCCTCGAGGACGGCCTCACCTGCGCCATCCTGGGCGTTCCGGTGGCCGATCTGATCGAGCTGCTCGGCCGGCATGCGGGCCTGGACCCCGACGATCCGCGCCGACACACGGTGTCCCTCGCCGAACTGATCGGGCAGATGGTGTCGCCCCTATCGCTGACCCCTCGGGTGCCGTTGTCCGGACGCTTCATCTACGCAGGCATCGCCGACCGGCTGGTGCACCCGCGCGAGCAGGTCATCCGGCTGTGGGAGCACTGGGGAAAACCCGAAATCGTCTGGTACCGAGGTGGACACACCGGCTTCTTCCAGTCACGCCCGGTGCAGCATTTCATCGACGACGCGTTGACGCAGTCGGGGTTGATCGGCGGGTCTGCGATCGTGCTCGAGACCGATCGACCGGCCTGA
- a CDS encoding SDR family oxidoreductase, which produces MVAVRGKTVLVTGGRRGLGSALVDEMLARGAVKVYSTARESYSDNRERVISLPLEVRDEQSVAALADSASDVDIVINNAGVLLPGSLLTGDFDEIIATFDINAFGPLRVTRALAPILAGNGGGALVNVHSVLSWLGGSGAYGASKAAIWSLTNSLRAELSAQGTQVLGVHAGFIDTDMVSAIGLPKTAPAEVAARVIDALEAGAHEVLVDDITAAVKAKLSGPVEDLVFDLAH; this is translated from the coding sequence ATGGTTGCAGTGCGCGGCAAAACGGTGTTGGTGACGGGTGGCCGGCGCGGACTCGGCTCGGCGCTGGTCGACGAGATGCTCGCCCGGGGTGCGGTCAAGGTGTATTCGACTGCTCGCGAGAGCTATTCGGACAACCGGGAGCGGGTGATCAGCCTCCCGCTGGAGGTCCGCGACGAGCAGTCCGTTGCCGCACTGGCCGACAGCGCGTCCGACGTCGACATCGTCATCAACAACGCCGGCGTGCTGCTGCCGGGTTCGCTGCTGACCGGCGATTTCGACGAGATCATAGCGACCTTCGACATCAACGCGTTCGGCCCGCTGCGAGTCACCCGCGCGCTGGCCCCGATACTGGCCGGCAACGGCGGCGGTGCCCTGGTGAACGTGCACTCGGTGCTGTCCTGGCTGGGCGGCAGCGGAGCCTATGGGGCATCCAAAGCCGCCATCTGGTCGCTGACCAACTCGTTGCGCGCCGAATTGAGCGCCCAGGGCACCCAGGTGCTGGGGGTGCACGCCGGCTTCATCGACACCGACATGGTGTCGGCCATCGGGTTACCCAAAACGGCGCCGGCCGAGGTTGCCGCGCGCGTGATCGACGCACTGGAGGCCGGTGCGCACGAAGTTCTCGTCGACGACATCACCGCAGCGGTGAAGGCCAAACTGTCCGGCCCCGTGGAAGATCTCGTCTTCGACCTCGCACACTGA